One genomic window of Corynebacterium sp. sy039 includes the following:
- the rsmG gene encoding 16S rRNA (guanine(527)-N(7))-methyltransferase RsmG: MMNTMHNVDAYGNEIVTSPEILTLVEDIFGTHAEKAIEYHRLLATDGSIRGFMGPREIPKLWDRHILNCAVISELVPIAGQPTIVDIGSGAGLPGVPLALARPDIDIFLVEPLLKRATFLQEVSEKLTLENVQVIRGRAEEKTVKKQIGSVDLVTSRAVAPLGKLAGWSLPLCKKHGAMIAMKGTTVREEIARDAALIKKAGGGTAEVLVVGKQLTQPTTVVRIPKLDSIKK, translated from the coding sequence ATGATGAACACTATGCACAATGTAGATGCCTACGGCAATGAGATAGTCACCTCGCCAGAAATACTCACCCTTGTGGAAGACATCTTTGGCACTCATGCGGAAAAAGCCATTGAATATCATCGTCTTCTCGCTACCGACGGTTCTATCCGTGGTTTTATGGGACCTAGGGAAATACCAAAACTATGGGATAGACACATTCTTAACTGTGCTGTCATTAGTGAACTTGTGCCTATAGCTGGACAACCAACAATCGTTGATATTGGGTCAGGCGCAGGATTACCAGGTGTCCCTCTTGCGTTAGCGCGACCAGACATTGACATTTTTCTCGTCGAGCCACTGCTTAAGCGTGCTACTTTTCTCCAAGAAGTAAGCGAAAAATTAACGCTAGAAAATGTGCAGGTGATTCGTGGTCGTGCCGAGGAAAAAACAGTGAAAAAGCAAATAGGTAGCGTTGACCTCGTGACCTCGAGAGCTGTAGCGCCGCTTGGAAAATTAGCTGGTTGGTCATTGCCACTCTGCAAAAAACACGGCGCTATGATCGCCATGAAAGGCACAACTGTCAGGGAAGAAATCGCCAGAGATGCTGCGCTAATTAAAAAAGCAGGCGGTGGTACAGCTGAGGTTTTGGTCGTCGGTAAGCAATTAACGCAGCCAACGACCGTGGTGAGAATCCCAAAACTAGATTCGATAAAGAAGTAG